Proteins from a genomic interval of Indicator indicator isolate 239-I01 chromosome 1, UM_Iind_1.1, whole genome shotgun sequence:
- the PCDH8 gene encoding protocadherin-8, with product MKALQLLAAACLLALSRCKTVRYRTDEEGAPGTVIGTLADEMPVKAPGEMSFRLMRQFSNSSLVRVREEDGQLSIGDAGLDRERLCGQAPQCVLAFDVVSCWRERYRLVHVELEVRDINDNAPRFPRAQMTLEVSESAAPGTRLPLEVAVDEDVGSNSIQSFQVSLNSHFGVEAQTRADGARCADLVLLQELDRERQPSYTLELVAKDGGSPARSGTATVHVRVLDANDNSPAFAQSSITVELPEDAPPGSLLLDLDAADPDEGPNGEVVYTFGSQVPPEARRLFRLDPRSGRLTLEAAVDYERTRTYELDVRAQDRGASPRTATCTVIVRLTDVNDNAPRISISALRGAASATGVAYISEAAASESFVALVSASDRDSGVNGQVRCSLRGHDHFALQRAYEDSYMIVTTAALDRERIPEYNLTVVAEDLGSPPFKTVRQYTVRVSDENDNAPLFAKPLYEVAVPENNPPGAYITTVVARDPDLGHNGKVTYRLLETQVMGAPISTYVSVDPATGAIYALRTFNYEILKQLDLRIQATDGGSPQLSSSTLVKVRMVDQNDNPPVIIHPVLTNGTVEIGVSSKTSRDSLVAQIKARDADDGANSELTFAFLEEPQQDVFTINPSTGDIVLRGDLSEELGQLFKVILTVTDNGRPPLATTATVNFLVTATAPSSIQEIVKPSSWEGKALQWDIPLIVIIVLAGSCTLLLVAIITIATTCNRRKKGNEIKNNTSLKDQIDISHLEKGCQEEGSQRGNVFEVRPFPSKTSFTSPDPSPAAEEISTAESSSDSACLYEGQKKLRGPNAEQGFAAAPSFGKEPAPPVAIWKGHSFNTISGREAEKFSGKDSGKGDSDFNDSDSDISGDALKKDLITHMQNGLWACTAECKILGHSDRCWSPSCGRANPHPSPHPSAPLSTFCKSTSLPRDPLRRDNFYQAQLPKTVGLQSVYEKVLHRDFDRTITLLSPPRPARLPDLQEIGVPLYPAPSTRYLGPQTDTAEKV from the exons ATGAAAGCCctacagctgctggctgccgCCTGCCTGCTGGCCCTGTCCCGCTGCAAGACGGTGAGGTACCGCACCGACGAGGAGGGAGCGCCAGGCACAGTCATCGGTACACTGGCCGACGAGATGCCGGTGAAGGCGCCGGGGGAGATGAGCTTCCGCCTGATGCGACAGTTCAGCAACAGCTCTCTGGTGCGGGTGCGGGAGGAGGACGGGCAGCTGAGCATCGGTGATGCAGGACTGGACAGGGAGCGGCTATGCGGGCAGGCCCCCCAGTGCGTCCTGGCCTTCGACGtggtgagctgctggagggagcgCTACCGCCTGGTGCACGTGGAGCTGGAGGTGCGTGACATCAACGACAATGCCCCACGCTTCCCCCGTGCCCAGATGACACTGGAGGTGTCAGAGAGTGCTGCACCCGGTACCCGCCTTCCACTGGAAGTGGCTGTGGATGAAGATGTGGGCTCTAACTCCATCCAGAGCTTCCAGGTATCCCTCAATAGTCACTTTGGTGTGGAGGCACAGACACGGGCAGATGGGGCACGTTGTGCTGACCTGgtgctgctccaggagctggaCCGTGAACGCCAGCCCTCCTACACACTAGAGCTGGTTGCCAAGGATGGAGGCAGCCCGGCACGCTCAGGCACAGCCACCGTGCATGTCCGTGTCCTCGACGCCAATGACAACAGCCCCGCCTTCGCCCAGAGCTCAATCACAGTGGAGCTGCCTGAGGATGCGCCACCTGGCTCCCTGCTGCTTGACTTGGACGCTGCTGATCCTGATGAGGGTCCCAATGGTGAGGTGGTCTACACTTTTGGCAGCCAGGTGCCCCCTGAGGCAAGGCGGCTCTTCCGCCTTGACCCACGCTCAGGCCGCCTCACACTGGAGGCAGCTGTGGACTATGAGCGCACTCGCACCTATGAGCTGGACGTGCGTGCCCAGGACCGTGGTGCGAGCCCACGAACTGCCACCTGCACCGTCATTGTGCGCCTTACTGATGTCAATGACAACGCACCACGTATCAGCATCAGCGCCCTCCGTGGAGCTGCCAGTGCCACTGGTGTGGCCTACATcagtgaagcagcagccagcgAGAGCTTCGTGGCCCTTGTCAGCGCCTCAGACCGCGACTCAGGTGTCAACGGGCAGGTGCGCTGCAGCCTCCGAGGCCACGACCACTTTGCCCTGCAGCGTGCCTATGAGGACAGCTACATGATTGTTACTACAGCGGCACTGGACCGTGAGCGCATCCCTGAGTACAACCTCACTGTGGTGGCTGAGGACCTGGGCTCACCACCCTTCAAGACTGTCCGCCAGTACACGGTGCGGGTGAGCGATGAGAATGACAATGCACCACTCTTTGCAAAACCCCTCTATGAGGTGGCTGTGCCAGAGAACAACCCCCCAGGTGCCTACATCACCACTGTAGTAGCCCGCGACCCCGATCTTGGCCACAATGGTAAGGTCACCTATCGACTCCTGGAGACACAGGTTATGGGGGCTCCCATCTCCACCTATGTCTCGGTGGACCCTGCCACCGGGGCCATCTATGCCCTCAGGACGTTCAACTATGAGATCCTCAAGCAGTTAGACCTGAGGATCCAGGCCACTGATGGTGGCTCcccacagctctccagcagtACCCTTGTCAAAGTGAGGATGGTGGACCAGAATGACAACCCTCCTGTCATCATTCACCCAGTGCTCACCAATGGGACGGTGGAAATTGGTGTGTCCAGTAAGACCTCCCGTGACTCCCTCGTGGCCCAGATCAAAGCTCGAGATGCAGATGATGGGGCCAATTCTGAGCTCACCTTTGCCTTCCTGGAAGAGCCCCAGCAGGACGTTTTCACCATAAACCCAAGTACTGGGGACATTgtgctgagaggtgacctctCTGAAGAGCTGGGACAACTGTTCAAGGTCATCCTCACCGTAACAGACAATGGCAGACCCCCACTTGCCACAACTGCCACAGTCAACTTCTTGGTGACTGCCACTGCTCCTTCCAGTATCCAGGAGATAGTCAAGCCCAGCTCTTGGGAAGGAAAGGCTTTGCAGTGGGACATCCCTCTGATTGTGATCAttgtcctggcaggcagctgcaccCTCCTTCTTGTGGCTATAATCACCATTGCCACGACCTGCAACAGGCGCAAGAAGGGGAATGAGATCAAAAACAACACTTCCTTGAAGGACCAGATAGATATCTCGCACCTGGAGAAgggctgtcaggaggagggcAGCCAGAGAGGGAATGTGTTTGAGGTGCGACCCTTTCCCAGCAAAACCTCATTTACCagcccagacccttctccagctgctgaagagatctccactgctgagagcagcagcgACAGTGCTTGCCTCTATGAGGGTCAGAAGAAGCTTAGAGGACCAAACGCGGAG CAgggttttgctgctgctccaagCTTCGGTAAGGAGCCTGCTCCCCCCGTGGCCATTTGGAAGGGGCACTCATTCAACACCATCTCCGGCCGAGAGGCAGAGAAATTCAGTGGCAAGGACAGTGGGAAAGGTGACAGCGATTTTAATGACAGTGACTCGGATATCAGTGGAGATGCCTTGAAGAAAGATCTCATCACGCACATGCAGAACG GTCTCTGGGCATGCACAGCTGAGTGCAAGATCCTGGGCCACTCAGACCGCTGCTGGAGCCCCTCCTGTGGCCGAGCCAACCCTCAcccctctccccatccttcagCACCCCTTTCCACCTTCTGCAAGAGCACATCCCTGCCCAGGGACCCCCTTCGCAGGGACAACTTCTATCAAGCCCAGCTGCCCAAAACAGTAGGGCTTCAGAGCGTCTATGAGAAAGTGCTGCACAGGGACTTTGACCGGACAATCACACTTCTCTCCCCGCCACGCCCTGCACGGCTCCCTGACCTTCAGGAGATTGGGGTGCCTCTCTATCCAGCCCCCTCGACTAGATACCTGGGCCCCCAGACTGACACAGCTGAGAAAGTGTAG